One Bufo gargarizans isolate SCDJY-AF-19 chromosome 3, ASM1485885v1, whole genome shotgun sequence DNA segment encodes these proteins:
- the LOC122931176 gene encoding tubulin alpha chain, translating into MRECISIHVGQAGVQIGNACWELYCLEHGIQPDGQMPSDKTIGGGDDSFNTFFSETGAGKHVPRAVFVDLEPTVIDEVRTGTYRQLFHPEQLITGKEDAANNYARGHYTIGKEIIDLVLDRIRKLADQCTGLQGFLVFHSFGGGTGSGFTSLLMERLSVDYGKKSKLEFAIYPAPQVSTAVVEPYNSILTTHTTLEHSDCAFMVDNEAIYDICRRNLDIERPSYTNLNRLISQIVSSITASLRFDGALNVDLTEFQTNLVPYPRIHFPLATYAPVISAEKAYHEQLTVADITNACFEPANQMVKCDPRHGKYMACCLLYRGDVVPKDVNAAIATIKTKRSIQFVDWCPTGFKVGINYQPPTVVPGGDLAKVQRAVCMLSNTTAIAEAWARLDHKFDLMYAKRAFVHWYVGEGMEEGEFSEAREDMAALEKDYEEVGADSAEAEDEGEEY; encoded by the exons ATG CGTGAGTGTATCTCCATACATGTTGGTCAGGCCGGTGTACAGATTGGTAacgcctgctgggagttgtactgcCTGGAACATGGCATCCAGCCTGATGGACAGATGCCCAGTGACAAGACCATTGGAGGAGGCGATGATTCCTTCAACACTTTCTTCAGCGAGACCGGAGCCGGCAAACATGTCCCTAGGGCTGTGTTTGTGGACCTGGAGCCTACAGTTATTG ATGAGGTACGCACTGGCACATACCGTCAGCTTTTCCATCCCGAGCAACTGATCACTGGGAAAGAAGATGCTGCCAACAACTATGCCCGTGGTCACTACACTATTGGCAAGGAAATCATTGATCTGGTGCTTGACAGAATCCGCAAACTG GCTGATCAGTGCACAGGTCTTCAGGGTTTCCTGGTCTTCCACAGCTTTGGTGGTGGCACTGGTTCTGGCTTCACCTCTCTGCTGATGGAACGTCTCTCTGTTGATTATGGAAAGAAGTCCAAACTGGAGTTCGCCATCTACCCAGCTCCCCAAGTGTCCACTGCTGTTGTTGAACCCTACAACTCCATCCTTACCACTCACACCACACTTGAGCACTCTGACTGTGCTTTCATGGTAGACAATGAGGCCATCTATGACATCTGCCGTAGAAATCTAGACATTGAGCGCCCAAGTTACACTAATCTTAATCGCCTTATTAGTCAGATAGTGTCCTCCATCACAGCTTCTCTTAGATTTGATGGAGCCTTGAATGTAGATCTGACAGAGTTCCAGACTAACTTGGTGCCCTATCCTCGTATCCACTTCCCTCTTGCCACCTATGCCCCAGTTATTTCTGCAGAGAAAGCTTACCATGAGCAGTTGACAGTAGCAGACATAACCAATGCTTGCTTTGAGCCAGCCAACCAGATGGTGAAATGTGACCCACGTCACGGTAAATACATGGCTTGCTGCCTGTTGTACCGTGGTGATGTGGTGCCCAAAGATGTTAATGCAGCTATTGCCACCATCAAGACCAAGCGTAGCATCCAGTTTGTGGACTGGTGTCCAACTGGTTTTAAGGTTGGTATTAACTATCAGCCACCAACTGTGGTTCCTGGTGGGGATCTGGCCAAGGTACAGCGTGCTGTGTGTATGCTGAGCAACACCACTGCTATTGCAGAGGCCTGGGCTAGGCTGGACCATAAGTTTGACCTTATGTATGCCAAGCGTGCCTTTGTGCATTGGTATGTAGGTGAGGGTATGGAGGAGGGAGAGTTCTCTGAGGCCCGCGAGGACATGGCTGCCCTGGAGAAGGATTATGAGGAAGTTGGGGCAGATAGTGCTGAAGCAGAGGATGAAGGCGAAGAGTATTAA